A region of bacterium DNA encodes the following proteins:
- a CDS encoding NapC/NirT family cytochrome c yields MENNQDELVSPTPKTRKWTPRRIAVVFVIAAAAFFAFSGIMLEVTSKPEFCGSCHNMTPYIESWRASSHNTVNCAQCHYEPGFYNYLKGKITDGQAHLVIFITGKARGKYHAEIPDASCKECHPTDQLTGEKEFQGVTFSHPNHLNEMRRGKKLRCVTCHGQIVQGEHLTVDPRDCFICHFKADENGKRDPVLSDCRTCHTEVPMQIQTNGRMFEHGRYFDEGSDCRTCHVDIVAGQGEVDYDRCVECHSEREKTLREIVTTQYTSETYHKNHVTDHKVECWRCHSRIEHEIVRNPTSEHFGENCTVCHADQQHFGPRELYRGVGGVGVPEMPSKMYRANVDCASCHVKSSTGKYGTLATDVAYLSMGAACDKCHGEGYADMLHHWQDIMRTQENAAAERLSATEKALLDAKKKVSIRTYEKAAALIGDAAHNIRLVRVGRGHHNMEYALKLLEAANVMGEQARELLIEDYEPEKVQPFEMTCTNLCHSEMSTRKVTLGSVNYPHKTHIDEMGFACTECHGGMDKHGENHFTNCADCHHGEGQGKVTCADCHQDIAGLVAGTAGVGAKSEPDEMNAQLECVNCHTQIAEGSETTSEVILATCVECHEEGYDKKAAEWTQSIRKGLAGQKPKLEQLRKDVDIRKANGANITKLANLLLRIESNNELIEGERGQHNLPHAMNLLKANDTMFDRARELIKDEHGPAKPIDTIAEGNPHDE; encoded by the coding sequence GTGGAAAACAATCAGGACGAACTGGTCTCGCCTACCCCAAAAACGAGGAAATGGACGCCGCGGCGCATCGCGGTCGTCTTCGTGATCGCGGCGGCCGCGTTTTTCGCGTTCAGCGGCATCATGCTCGAGGTCACAAGCAAGCCCGAGTTTTGCGGGTCCTGCCACAACATGACGCCGTACATCGAGTCCTGGCGTGCCAGCTCGCACAACACCGTCAATTGCGCCCAGTGCCACTACGAGCCGGGCTTTTACAACTACCTCAAGGGCAAGATCACCGACGGCCAGGCGCACCTGGTCATCTTCATCACCGGCAAGGCGCGCGGGAAATATCACGCGGAAATCCCTGACGCGAGCTGCAAGGAATGCCATCCCACCGATCAGCTCACCGGCGAAAAGGAGTTCCAGGGCGTCACCTTTTCGCATCCGAACCACTTGAACGAGATGCGCCGCGGCAAGAAGCTGCGGTGCGTCACCTGCCACGGGCAGATCGTCCAGGGCGAGCATCTCACCGTCGATCCGCGCGATTGTTTCATCTGCCACTTCAAGGCCGACGAGAACGGCAAGCGCGATCCCGTCCTGTCCGATTGCCGCACCTGCCACACCGAAGTGCCGATGCAGATTCAGACCAACGGCCGCATGTTCGAACACGGCCGCTATTTCGACGAAGGGTCGGACTGCCGCACCTGTCACGTCGATATCGTCGCGGGCCAGGGCGAGGTGGACTACGACCGCTGCGTCGAATGCCATTCCGAACGCGAAAAAACGCTGCGCGAAATCGTTACGACGCAGTACACCTCCGAGACCTACCACAAGAACCACGTGACCGATCACAAGGTCGAGTGCTGGCGATGCCATAGCCGCATCGAGCACGAGATCGTTCGCAACCCGACAAGCGAACATTTCGGCGAAAATTGCACCGTCTGCCATGCGGACCAGCAGCATTTCGGCCCGCGCGAGTTGTATCGCGGCGTCGGCGGCGTGGGCGTGCCGGAGATGCCCTCCAAGATGTATCGGGCGAACGTCGATTGCGCGTCCTGCCACGTGAAATCGTCGACCGGCAAATACGGGACGCTCGCCACGGATGTCGCCTATCTCTCGATGGGCGCGGCCTGCGACAAGTGCCACGGCGAAGGTTACGCCGACATGCTCCATCACTGGCAGGACATCATGCGCACGCAGGAGAACGCGGCGGCCGAGCGTCTCTCCGCGACCGAAAAAGCCCTGCTGGATGCCAAGAAAAAGGTTTCAATTCGGACATACGAGAAGGCGGCGGCGCTCATCGGCGACGCGGCGCACAACATTCGCCTGGTCCGCGTCGGCCGCGGTCACCACAACATGGAGTATGCGCTGAAGCTCCTCGAGGCCGCGAACGTCATGGGCGAGCAGGCCAGGGAGCTGCTGATCGAGGATTACGAGCCCGAGAAGGTGCAACCGTTCGAGATGACGTGCACGAACCTGTGCCACAGCGAGATGAGCACGCGAAAGGTGACGCTCGGCAGCGTGAACTATCCGCACAAGACGCATATCGACGAGATGGGCTTTGCCTGCACGGAATGCCACGGCGGCATGGACAAGCACGGCGAGAACCACTTCACCAACTGCGCCGACTGCCACCACGGTGAAGGGCAGGGCAAGGTGACCTGCGCCGACTGCCACCAGGACATCGCGGGCCTGGTCGCGGGGACGGCGGGCGTCGGCGCGAAAAGCGAGCCCGACGAGATGAACGCGCAGCTCGAGTGCGTCAACTGCCACACGCAGATCGCCGAGGGCTCGGAGACGACATCCGAGGTCATTCTCGCGACGTGCGTCGAATGTCACGAGGAAGGCTACGACAAGAAGGCGGCCGAGTGGACGCAGTCGATCCGGAAGGGCCTCGCCGGGCAGAAACCGAAGCTCGAACAGTTGCGCAAGGACGTGGATATCCGAAAGGCGAACGGCGCGAACATCACCAAACTCGCGAACCTCCTCCTTCGCATCGAGTCCAACAACGAGCTCATCGAGGGCGAGCGCGGCCAGCACAACCTGCCGCACGCCATGAATCTTTTGAAAGCCAACGACACGATGTTTGACCGCGCGCGCGAACTGATCAAGGACGAGCACGGCCCGGCCAAGCCGA
- a CDS encoding cytochrome c3 family protein translates to MYSLKKICPVRFASLALGIFLITAAPAALAATNADCLACHDGTLDGMSPDDLAEMVVPAPEGFHPAPKRHARTEKPSLTIDAKKFAASIHGEFACTDCHADVGELPHAAKLDAVGCAACHEDASAKYENSVHAVSVANGNGDSKAALCADCHGTHDIRPMADPENRVAKSNVAATCAKCHHEDVELAGRRGGNGHDVVTMYRESIHAKAIIRGNLNAATCNDCHRSHDLRPMVDPDSSIYKINVSTTCGQCHKSEAAQYDTSVHGVALARGIFESPTCNDCHGEHTVVPTDDPLSRVAPSSVAQKSCNACHDRERLTQDFGIAGGRIQSYSDSFHGLAAGLGDATVANCASCHGIHDIYPSSDARSTIHPENIQQTCGSCHPKFDASGVVGMVHGDPEGSIGARINDIVWWVYLWLIIGVIGFMIVHNFLDWRRRVMHLLRRRPKPAFYTRLNRMERGMHYLLIASFFGLAFTGFMLVFKVPVPFVSGEMAEGVRSDAHRVAAVGFMAWALWHAWYLIGTKRGRGWMIDMIPKMKDALDLKKALSYSVGRAKDKPRFARFGYPEKMEYLALLWGSLIMIATGLFLWFKDWVSIWFPFWSFDVATTIHLMEAILATLAIIIWHFYFVIFRADVAPMATWWLGNGGMTEDELKHHFPLEYERVIRERAAAEAAKSKAPPKPDVTPSE, encoded by the coding sequence ATGTACTCCTTGAAAAAAATTTGCCCGGTCCGGTTTGCATCGCTTGCGCTCGGCATCTTTCTCATAACCGCGGCGCCGGCCGCCCTTGCGGCGACAAACGCCGATTGCCTCGCCTGCCACGACGGCACGCTTGACGGCATGTCGCCGGATGACCTCGCGGAAATGGTTGTTCCGGCGCCGGAGGGCTTTCATCCCGCGCCCAAGCGGCACGCGCGGACCGAAAAGCCGTCGCTGACGATCGACGCGAAAAAATTCGCGGCGAGCATCCACGGCGAGTTCGCGTGCACCGATTGCCACGCGGACGTGGGCGAGCTTCCCCATGCGGCGAAGCTCGACGCGGTCGGTTGCGCCGCGTGCCATGAAGACGCGAGCGCGAAGTATGAAAACAGCGTCCACGCGGTTTCGGTCGCCAACGGCAACGGCGACAGCAAGGCCGCGTTGTGCGCGGACTGCCACGGCACGCATGACATCCGGCCGATGGCGGACCCGGAAAACCGCGTTGCCAAGTCGAACGTGGCGGCGACGTGCGCCAAGTGCCACCACGAGGACGTGGAGCTGGCGGGCCGCCGAGGCGGCAACGGGCACGACGTGGTGACGATGTATCGCGAGAGCATCCACGCCAAGGCCATCATACGCGGCAATCTCAACGCGGCGACGTGCAACGACTGCCACCGCAGCCACGACCTGCGCCCGATGGTCGATCCGGATTCGTCCATCTACAAGATCAACGTTTCCACGACGTGCGGGCAGTGCCACAAGTCGGAAGCGGCGCAATACGACACGTCGGTTCACGGCGTCGCGCTTGCACGCGGCATCTTCGAATCGCCGACGTGCAACGACTGCCACGGCGAGCACACCGTGGTGCCGACGGACGATCCGCTCAGCCGCGTCGCGCCGTCCAGCGTCGCGCAAAAATCGTGCAACGCCTGCCATGATCGCGAGCGGCTGACGCAGGATTTCGGCATCGCCGGCGGACGGATTCAGTCGTATTCCGACAGCTTCCACGGCCTGGCCGCCGGGCTTGGCGACGCGACGGTCGCGAACTGCGCGTCGTGCCACGGCATCCACGACATTTATCCGAGCTCCGACGCGCGAAGCACGATCCATCCGGAAAACATCCAGCAGACCTGCGGATCGTGCCATCCGAAGTTCGATGCCTCGGGCGTGGTCGGCATGGTGCACGGCGATCCGGAAGGCAGCATCGGCGCGCGCATCAACGACATCGTCTGGTGGGTCTATCTCTGGCTCATCATCGGCGTCATCGGCTTCATGATCGTGCACAACTTCCTCGACTGGCGCCGGCGCGTGATGCACCTTTTGCGGCGCCGCCCGAAACCGGCGTTCTACACCCGCCTCAACCGCATGGAGCGCGGGATGCACTACCTGCTGATCGCCAGTTTCTTCGGCCTGGCTTTCACCGGATTCATGCTCGTCTTCAAGGTGCCGGTTCCGTTCGTCTCCGGCGAGATGGCCGAGGGCGTGCGCTCGGACGCGCATCGCGTCGCGGCGGTCGGATTCATGGCCTGGGCCCTCTGGCATGCCTGGTACCTCATCGGCACCAAACGCGGCCGCGGCTGGATGATCGACATGATCCCGAAGATGAAAGACGCGCTGGACCTGAAAAAAGCGCTGTCGTACAGCGTCGGACGGGCGAAGGACAAGCCGAGGTTCGCTCGGTTCGGGTACCCGGAAAAGATGGAGTACCTCGCGCTGCTCTGGGGGTCGCTCATCATGATCGCGACGGGCCTGTTCCTGTGGTTCAAGGATTGGGTCTCGATCTGGTTCCCGTTCTGGTCGTTTGACGTGGCCACGACGATCCACCTGATGGAAGCGATTCTCGCGACGCTCGCGATCATCATCTGGCATTTCTACTTCGTCATCTTCCGCGCGGACGTCGCCCCCATGGCGACGTGGTGGCTCGGAAACGGCGGCATGACCGAAGACGAGTTGAAGCATCATTTCCCGCTCGAATACGAGCGTGTGATTCGCGAACGCGCCGCCGCCGAGGCCGCGAAATCCAAGGCTCCGCCCAAACCGGACGTGACGCCTTCGGAGTAG
- the crcB gene encoding fluoride efflux transporter CrcB: protein MPKLMTLAIIGAGGFAGAIARYGLSGAVHRFTGSWFPYGTMVVNVLGCLAIGVLMTLVEDRQALSQAQREFLVIGLLGSFTTFSTFGWESIALVRAGSLASAAANVALSVALGLVAVASGRWLALAAIR, encoded by the coding sequence ATGCCGAAATTGATGACGCTCGCCATCATCGGCGCGGGCGGATTCGCCGGCGCCATCGCGCGCTACGGGCTCTCCGGCGCCGTGCACCGATTCACCGGATCGTGGTTTCCGTACGGGACGATGGTCGTGAACGTGCTGGGGTGCCTCGCGATCGGCGTGCTGATGACGCTGGTCGAGGATCGCCAGGCTCTTTCGCAGGCGCAACGCGAGTTTCTCGTGATCGGCCTTCTGGGCTCGTTCACCACCTTTTCGACGTTCGGCTGGGAATCGATCGCGCTCGTGCGCGCGGGAAGCCTGGCCTCGGCCGCGGCGAATGTTGCATTGAGCGTCGCGCTCGGGCTTGTCGCCGTGGCTTCCGGGCGGTGGCTGGCGTTGGCGGCGATACGGTGA
- a CDS encoding DUF190 domain-containing protein has protein sequence MKVEGDGKLLRIFVGEGDRRDGKPVYELLVAAALEHGLAGATVLRGLAGYGAHSRIHTTRVLRLSEDLPVIVEIVDRPDRIQAFLSVVDDLVTEGMIMVENVHIIAYRRQTGE, from the coding sequence ATGAAAGTCGAAGGCGACGGCAAGCTTCTGCGAATCTTCGTCGGCGAGGGCGATCGCCGGGACGGCAAGCCCGTTTACGAGCTCCTTGTCGCGGCGGCGCTGGAACACGGACTCGCGGGCGCCACCGTCTTGCGGGGCCTTGCGGGCTACGGCGCGCACAGCCGCATCCACACCACGCGCGTGCTGCGGCTTTCGGAGGATCTCCCGGTCATCGTCGAGATTGTCGATCGGCCCGACCGCATTCAGGCGTTCCTGTCCGTCGTGGACGACCTGGTGACCGAAGGCATGATCATGGTGGAAAACGTGCACATCATCGCGTACAGGCGCCAAACGGGCGAATGA
- a CDS encoding cysteine desulfurase, giving the protein MSSESPIYLDHNATTPVLPAVVEAMLPHLREHFGNPSSGHVYGQRAKAAVERAREQVAALVGAAPDEIVFTSGGTEANNLAIRGAAAATPARRVVVTSTIEHPATERPCRFLERQGWTLIRAGVDGDGCVRLDAIEAALRSGAALVSIMHANNETGAIQPLREISAIAKAHGALVHSDAAQSAGKIPVQVDELGIDLLSIAGHKLYAPKGIGALYIRRGTPIEALLLGASHERGLRPGTENVASIAGLGAACEIARETMLDEAARVRVLRDRLWTQLCEGVPGIVLNGPSDARLPNTLSVRFPGVRASQVLARAPEIAASTGSACHEGGETASAVITAMGVAADEALGTVRLSLGRGTTAGDIERAASVLGTAWRRLSENEV; this is encoded by the coding sequence ATGAGTTCGGAATCCCCCATCTACCTGGATCACAACGCCACGACGCCGGTATTGCCGGCGGTCGTCGAGGCGATGCTCCCGCATCTTCGCGAGCACTTCGGCAATCCGTCGAGCGGCCACGTTTACGGCCAACGGGCGAAAGCGGCTGTCGAGCGGGCGCGCGAGCAGGTCGCGGCGCTTGTCGGCGCGGCGCCGGACGAAATCGTGTTCACCTCCGGCGGGACGGAGGCGAACAACCTTGCCATACGCGGCGCCGCGGCGGCGACGCCGGCAAGGCGCGTTGTCGTCACGTCAACGATCGAACATCCGGCGACGGAACGGCCTTGCCGTTTTCTCGAACGCCAGGGGTGGACGCTTATCCGCGCGGGCGTGGACGGCGACGGTTGCGTCCGGCTCGATGCGATCGAGGCCGCGCTGCGGAGCGGCGCCGCGCTTGTCTCGATCATGCACGCGAACAACGAAACGGGTGCGATCCAGCCGCTTCGCGAGATCAGCGCGATCGCGAAGGCACACGGCGCGCTCGTCCATTCCGATGCGGCGCAGTCCGCGGGCAAGATTCCCGTTCAGGTCGATGAGCTTGGCATCGATCTCCTGTCGATCGCGGGCCACAAGCTCTACGCGCCCAAAGGGATCGGAGCGCTCTACATCCGGCGCGGCACGCCGATCGAGGCGCTGCTGCTTGGCGCGTCGCACGAGCGCGGCCTGCGTCCGGGAACCGAAAACGTCGCGTCAATCGCGGGCCTCGGCGCCGCGTGCGAAATCGCGCGCGAGACGATGCTCGACGAGGCGGCGCGCGTGCGCGTTTTGCGCGATCGGTTGTGGACGCAATTGTGTGAAGGCGTGCCTGGTATTGTCCTGAATGGTCCTTCCGACGCGCGGCTTCCGAACACGCTCAGCGTTCGGTTTCCCGGCGTGCGGGCAAGCCAGGTTCTGGCGAGAGCACCCGAGATCGCGGCGTCAACCGGATCCGCCTGCCACGAGGGCGGCGAAACCGCATCCGCCGTCATCACCGCGATGGGCGTCGCCGCCGATGAGGCGCTCGGCACGGTGCGTCTTTCGCTTGGGCGCGGCACCACGGCCGGCGACATCGAACGCGCCGCGTCGGTCCTCGGGACCGCCTGGCGGCGTCTGTCCGAAAACGAAGTTTGA
- a CDS encoding NAD(P)/FAD-dependent oxidoreductase: MNQTILVLGGGVGGVVTAVELRKKLPAGHRVVLVEREERHVFAPSLLWLMTGDRRAEQISRPIDRLKTRGVEVVRGDIASIEPANRRVWVGESTLDADHIVIALGADFAPELIPGLADAGHNFCTLAGAESLRNALRDFRAGRLVVMTAAPAYKCPAAPYEAAMLLEHDCRRRGVRDNVSIDLYTAEPGPMGVAGPEVSALVRGMVESKGVFYHPEHQVTSVDAAARRISFSNGATAEFDLLVHVPPIRAPKVVRDAGLVAENGWIPVDRHTMETRFPRVYAIGDVTGIPLMLGKPLPKAGVFAHAQASVVARNIARIITGAGKPAAFEGHGECFIEVGNGRAGFGKGNFYAEPVPVIKMRAPGRRWHWGKVAFEKEWLRRWF, translated from the coding sequence ATGAACCAGACCATCCTTGTGCTCGGAGGCGGCGTGGGCGGCGTCGTCACCGCGGTGGAACTTCGCAAAAAGCTGCCCGCCGGCCACCGCGTCGTTTTGGTCGAGCGCGAGGAGCGCCACGTCTTCGCTCCGTCGCTTCTCTGGCTGATGACGGGCGATCGGCGCGCCGAGCAGATTTCGCGCCCGATCGATCGCCTGAAAACGCGGGGCGTCGAGGTCGTGCGCGGCGATATCGCGTCCATTGAACCCGCGAACCGTCGCGTCTGGGTCGGCGAAAGCACGTTAGACGCGGACCACATCGTTATCGCTCTCGGCGCCGACTTCGCGCCCGAATTGATTCCTGGCCTTGCCGACGCCGGTCACAATTTCTGCACGCTGGCCGGCGCCGAGAGCCTTCGCAACGCGCTCCGGGATTTTCGCGCAGGGCGGCTTGTCGTGATGACCGCGGCGCCCGCGTACAAATGCCCGGCCGCGCCCTATGAGGCCGCCATGCTCCTCGAACACGACTGCCGGCGGCGCGGCGTGCGCGACAACGTATCGATTGACCTTTACACCGCGGAGCCCGGCCCGATGGGCGTCGCGGGTCCGGAGGTGTCCGCCCTGGTCCGCGGGATGGTCGAGTCGAAAGGCGTCTTCTATCACCCCGAGCATCAGGTCACGAGCGTGGACGCCGCCGCGCGGCGAATATCGTTCTCAAACGGCGCGACGGCGGAATTCGATCTGCTTGTCCATGTTCCGCCGATCCGCGCGCCGAAGGTCGTCCGCGACGCGGGGCTCGTGGCGGAAAACGGATGGATTCCGGTGGACCGCCACACGATGGAAACGCGATTCCCCCGCGTTTACGCGATCGGCGACGTGACCGGCATCCCGCTGATGCTCGGCAAACCGCTGCCCAAGGCCGGCGTTTTCGCGCACGCGCAGGCGTCGGTCGTGGCCCGCAACATTGCGCGGATCATCACGGGTGCCGGAAAGCCCGCCGCGTTTGAAGGGCACGGCGAATGTTTTATCGAGGTCGGAAACGGCCGTGCGGGTTTTGGCAAGGGCAACTTCTACGCCGAACCCGTGCCGGTCATAAAGATGCGCGCGCCCGGACGGCGGTGGCACTGGGGCAAGGTGGCGTTCGAAAAGGAATGGCTGCGGCGCTGGTTTTGA
- a CDS encoding DsrE family protein, whose amino-acid sequence MTATLIILNDPPYGTERSYNGLRLAGSLARRDGELVRVFLMGDAASCAKSGQKVPAGFYNVELMLKAVTRHGGQIGVCGTCMDARGLTEGELADGARRSTLDELTDWTQSANRVLVF is encoded by the coding sequence ATGACGGCGACACTGATCATCCTGAACGATCCCCCGTACGGAACCGAACGCAGCTACAACGGCCTGAGACTCGCGGGTTCGCTTGCGCGGCGCGACGGCGAGTTGGTCCGCGTCTTTCTCATGGGCGACGCGGCCAGTTGCGCCAAATCCGGGCAGAAGGTGCCGGCGGGCTTCTATAACGTCGAACTGATGCTGAAGGCGGTCACGCGGCACGGCGGCCAGATCGGCGTCTGCGGGACGTGCATGGACGCGCGTGGCCTGACCGAAGGCGAGCTCGCGGACGGCGCAAGGCGAAGCACGCTCGATGAGCTGACCGATTGGACGCAGTCGGCCAATCGCGTGCTGGTGTTTTGA